The Oncorhynchus mykiss isolate Arlee chromosome 30, USDA_OmykA_1.1, whole genome shotgun sequence genome includes a window with the following:
- the LOC110521904 gene encoding fructose-bisphosphate aldolase A, translated as MPHSFPFLSTEQKKELSDIAQKIVAPGKGILAADESTGSVAKRFQSINAENTEENRRLYRQLLFTADRVEPCIGGVIFFHETLYQKTDDGKLFPQLIKERDMVVGIKVDKGVVPLAGTNGETTTQGLDGLYERCAQYKKDGADFAKWRCVLKITDTTPSELAIKENANVLARYASICQMHGIVPIVEPEILPDGDHDLKRCQYVTEKVLAAVYKALSDHHVYLEGTLLKPNMVTPGHSCSQKYSNQEIAMATVTALRRTVPPAVPGITFLSGGQSEEEASINLNAMNQCPLHRPWAITFSYGRALQASALKAWGGKPENGKACQEEFIKRALNNSKACQGKYVSSGDKGAAGGESLYVANHAY; from the exons ATGCCTCACTCATTCCCATTCCTCTCTACGGAGCAGAAGAAGGAGCTCAGTGATATTGCTCAGAAGATCGTCGCTCCCGGCAAAGGAATCCTTGCTGCCGATGAGTCCACAG GCAGCGTGGCCAAGCGCTTCCAAAGCATCAACGCTGAGAACACTGAGGAGAACCGCCGTCTTTACCGCCAGCTCCTCTTCACGGCCGACCGCGTAGAGCCATGCATCGGCGGAGTCATCTTCTTCCATGAGACCCTGTACCAGAAGACAGACGACGGCAAGCTGTTCCCTCAGCTCATcaaggagagagacatggtggtggGCATCAAGGTGGACAAAGGTGTCGTCCCCCTGGCCGGGACCAACGGAGAGACCACCACTCAGG gtcTGGATGGGCTGTACGAACGGTGTGCCCAGTACAAAAAGGACGGAGCTGACTTTGCTAAGTGGCGTTGTGTGCTGAAGATCACTGACACCACCCCCTCAGAGCTAGCCATCAAGGAGAATGCCAACGTGCTGGCCCGCTACGCCAGTATCTGCCagatg CATGGCATCGTGCCCATCGTGGAGCCCGAGATCCTGCCAGACGGAGACCATGACCTGAAGCGCTGCCAGTATGTTACTGAGAAG gTTCTGGCTGCAGTGTATAAGGCTTTGTCTGACCACCATGTATACCTGGAGGGCACCCTGCTGAAGCCCAACATGGTCACCCCAGGACACTCCTGCTCCCAAAAGTACAGCAACCAGGAGATAGCCATGGCAACTGTCACCGCCCTGCGCCGCACCGTGCCCCCGGCTGTGCCTG GCATCACCTTCCTGTCTGGCGGCCAGTCTGAGGAGGAGGCCTCCATCAACCTGAATGCCATGAACCAGTGTCCCCTTCACCGGCCCTGGGCCATCACCTTCTCCTACGGCCGCGCCCTGCAGGCCTCCGCCCTCAAGGCCTGGGGAGGCAAGCCAGAGAACGGCAAGGCCTGCCAGGAGGAGTTCATCAAGAGAGCCCTG aacaacagcaaggcCTGTCAGGGCAAGTATGTTTCCTCTGGAGACAAGGGTGCCGCCGGCGGAGAATCCCTCTATGTGGCCAACCACGCCTATTAA